The following are from one region of the Paenibacillus bovis genome:
- a CDS encoding metallophosphoesterase codes for MGIAILVLYHLIMFYIGWNGWVWLAELSPNHAYPRYIWIVVLLILAYALFLGFWKNEMVIFKQIGAVWIALLYFSILWMPVMNIVVALTRLSSLSHHSVIIWAGWITVVAFIGVFSLGMYNAYSPVVRNYDITINKPVEGKKEMNIVMASDMHFGVLSNEAHARRLVERVNALQPDLILMPGDVIDDNLPYYVKTDIPEILKGLKAPVYSSLGNHDRFEKGINLIDSLNQSNLHVLYDESIVLDNGITLVGRQDYSDRPRAELSKLLKSVDHSHPIIVMDHQPYELDKEQQLGVDLMVSGHTHRGQMAPFNLITKRLFENDWGYLQKGQLHSIVSSGFGFWGSPMRIGTRSEIVQIHVKFQ; via the coding sequence ATGGGAATTGCAATTTTGGTATTGTACCATCTGATTATGTTCTATATTGGATGGAATGGATGGGTATGGCTGGCGGAGTTGTCTCCGAATCATGCATATCCACGTTATATCTGGATCGTTGTATTGTTGATTCTGGCATATGCGTTGTTTCTTGGATTCTGGAAAAATGAAATGGTTATTTTCAAACAGATTGGCGCCGTCTGGATTGCACTGCTGTATTTCTCGATATTATGGATGCCCGTTATGAATATTGTCGTTGCACTCACCCGCTTGTCCTCGTTGTCCCATCATTCAGTCATTATATGGGCGGGGTGGATTACGGTTGTCGCCTTTATCGGCGTCTTCTCACTCGGGATGTATAATGCCTACAGTCCGGTTGTCCGTAACTATGATATTACGATCAACAAGCCTGTCGAAGGCAAAAAGGAAATGAATATTGTCATGGCGTCGGATATGCATTTTGGTGTGTTATCCAACGAAGCCCATGCACGTCGACTGGTAGAGCGGGTCAATGCGCTGCAGCCGGATCTGATCCTGATGCCGGGCGATGTGATCGACGATAATCTGCCGTACTATGTGAAGACCGATATCCCCGAAATTCTCAAAGGGCTAAAAGCGCCGGTCTATTCATCCCTCGGCAACCATGACCGGTTCGAAAAAGGCATTAATCTGATCGATTCCCTGAATCAGAGCAATCTGCATGTGCTGTATGACGAGTCTATCGTACTGGATAACGGCATTACGCTGGTCGGGCGCCAGGATTATAGCGATCGTCCGCGTGCCGAGCTGAGCAAGCTGCTGAAGTCTGTCGACCACTCCCATCCGATTATCGTCATGGATCACCAGCCGTATGAGCTGGATAAAGAGCAGCAGCTGGGTGTCGATCTGATGGTATCCGGACACACCCACCGCGGACAGATGGCACCATTTAACCTGATTACCAAGCGTTTGTTCGAGAATGACTGGGGTTATTTGCAAAAAGGACAATTGCACTCGATTGTCTCTTCCGGATTTGGCTTCTGGGGCAGTCCGATGCGAATCGGTACACGATCCGAGATTGTACAGATTCATGTGAAGTTTCAGTAG
- the greA gene encoding transcription elongation factor GreA — protein sequence MANENEEVILTPEGLAKLEEELRELKGPRRQELAARLKTAISYGDLKENSEYHSAKEDQAFMETRILTLERMLRNSRVISAENLDVSKVSLGSIAVLKDIEFDEVLEYQLVGPAEADLANNKLSYESPLGKALMGHQAGDKITFEAPMGTFHYELLEIKSAG from the coding sequence ATGGCAAACGAGAACGAAGAAGTAATCCTGACCCCTGAGGGTCTGGCGAAGCTGGAAGAAGAACTCAGAGAACTGAAAGGTCCTCGCCGCCAGGAACTGGCTGCCCGCTTGAAAACAGCGATCAGCTATGGTGACTTAAAAGAAAATAGTGAATACCATTCTGCCAAGGAAGATCAGGCATTTATGGAGACTCGTATTCTGACACTGGAGCGCATGCTGCGCAATTCCCGTGTAATCAGCGCGGAGAATCTGGATGTATCCAAAGTCAGTCTGGGTTCGATTGCAGTACTGAAGGATATCGAATTTGACGAAGTGCTGGAGTATCAGCTGGTAGGACCGGCTGAAGCGGATCTGGCCAATAACAAACTGTCCTATGAGAGCCCGCTCGGCAAAGCGCTGATGGGTCACCAGGCAGGAGACAAAATTACGTTCGAAGCTCCAATGGGAACTTTCCATTACGAACTGCTGGAGATCAAGAGCGCCGGTTAA
- a CDS encoding peptide MFS transporter, whose translation MSDITKEKIVESVPQRGFFGHPRGLFTLFFTEFWERFSYYGMRAILIYYMYYEVTRGGLGMDQNTATAIMSIYGSLVYMSGIIGGWLADRVFGTSRAVFYGGIFIMLGHIVLAIPGGAGLLFTSMALIVLGTGLLKPNASTLVGELYSEKDARRDSGFSIYYMGVNLGGFVAPLTVGTIGTEINFHLGFGLAAVGMFLGLLVFVFTRKGSLGLAGMNVANPLTGGEKKRAITRIVIGVIVIAIVGVIAIFMGWLTLKSFVLVVACLGILIPICYFTVMYRSNKTTDVERSRLLAYIPLFIASVMFWSIQEQGSTILARFADQRTQLHFLGINVSPAWFQSLNPLFIIILAPVFAWLWTKMGDRQPIIPRKFSIGILFAGLSFLVILLPAYFGGDNALVSPLWLVLSYFLVVIGELCLSPVGLSATTKLAPAAFSAQTMSLWFLSNAAAQAINALLTNFYREETEMIYFGVIGGVSILLSVILYLFAPKIQSYMKGIR comes from the coding sequence GTGTCCGATATCACCAAGGAAAAGATTGTAGAAAGTGTGCCCCAGCGCGGATTTTTCGGTCATCCCCGCGGACTGTTCACACTATTCTTCACTGAATTCTGGGAACGTTTCTCTTATTACGGAATGAGAGCAATTCTGATCTACTACATGTACTACGAAGTTACTCGCGGTGGTCTGGGTATGGATCAGAATACGGCGACAGCTATTATGTCCATTTATGGATCGCTTGTCTACATGTCCGGTATTATTGGCGGCTGGCTCGCCGACCGGGTATTTGGCACGTCACGCGCTGTATTTTATGGCGGTATATTCATTATGCTCGGTCATATTGTACTGGCGATTCCGGGCGGAGCGGGACTATTGTTCACCTCGATGGCGCTGATCGTTCTCGGTACGGGACTACTCAAGCCAAATGCTTCCACTCTCGTCGGTGAGCTGTACAGTGAAAAGGATGCACGCCGCGATAGTGGATTCAGCATCTACTACATGGGGGTTAACCTCGGTGGCTTTGTAGCACCGCTGACGGTCGGTACGATTGGTACCGAGATTAACTTCCATCTGGGCTTCGGTCTGGCAGCTGTAGGTATGTTCCTCGGTCTGCTGGTATTCGTATTTACACGCAAAGGCAGTCTGGGTCTGGCTGGAATGAATGTAGCCAATCCACTGACTGGCGGAGAGAAGAAAAGAGCAATCACACGCATCGTGATCGGTGTAATCGTTATTGCTATTGTAGGCGTTATTGCGATCTTCATGGGCTGGCTGACACTGAAGTCCTTTGTACTCGTGGTTGCCTGTCTGGGTATACTTATCCCCATCTGCTACTTTACGGTTATGTATCGCAGCAATAAAACAACAGATGTGGAGCGCTCCCGTCTACTTGCCTATATCCCGTTGTTTATCGCTTCTGTCATGTTCTGGTCGATCCAGGAACAAGGATCGACTATTTTGGCCCGGTTTGCCGATCAGCGCACACAGCTGCACTTCCTCGGCATTAACGTTTCGCCAGCCTGGTTCCAATCCCTGAATCCGCTGTTCATTATTATTCTGGCACCGGTATTCGCGTGGCTCTGGACCAAAATGGGAGATCGCCAACCGATCATCCCGCGCAAGTTCTCGATCGGTATCCTGTTCGCAGGTCTGTCGTTCCTGGTGATTCTGCTGCCAGCATACTTTGGCGGCGATAATGCACTGGTCAGTCCGTTGTGGCTGGTACTCAGCTACTTCCTCGTCGTGATCGGGGAGCTGTGCTTGTCGCCAGTTGGATTGTCCGCAACAACCAAGCTCGCTCCGGCAGCATTCTCGGCGCAGACGATGAGTCTGTGGTTCCTGTCCAATGCGGCAGCTCAGGCAATCAATGCGCTACTGACCAACTTCTACAGAGAAGAGACAGAGATGATCTACTTTGGCGTGATCGGCGGCGTGTCGATTCTGCTGAGTGTTATTCTGTATCTTTTTGCACCGAAGATTCAGAGCTATATGAAAGGCATTCGTTAA
- a CDS encoding glycosyltransferase family 2 protein, producing MNDFILLFSIFSIWVAVAEAIVIMVGAIRFLSRQNKQTIHIPENMDHYPTVTVMVPAHNEELVIVATAERILQLNYPEDKLQIIIVADNCSDSTAARLYELKEKKEYAGRDFQIIERKGSGGKSGALNEALKDTVGEWVCIFDADAAPERNSLMFLVQKALENPKEYGAVFGRNKARNRGQNFLSRCINLELITAQRVYHTGLWELFKLGTIPGTNFIVRTSLMKDIGGWDVEAITEDTAVSFEILTRGWLIALAPQAEAYQQEPEDLDIYIKQRQRWAKGNYRVIIDNIHHLFRPTSWRIKLFILYYAASYFWFMLAIIVSDIIFVINLVYLILSLFDPSVISPFQFAGDVYIYLVISWALMYYIYVLQINLALASDIGQSNTRNFVLACLSYFTYAQLFLLISVKAFYSLLVDIFTGRKTSWYKTKRFG from the coding sequence GTGAATGATTTCATATTGCTATTTTCGATTTTTAGTATCTGGGTGGCTGTTGCCGAAGCCATTGTAATTATGGTGGGTGCAATCCGTTTTTTATCGAGGCAAAATAAACAGACGATTCATATCCCCGAAAATATGGATCATTATCCGACCGTTACCGTGATGGTTCCGGCTCACAATGAAGAGTTGGTGATCGTAGCGACTGCGGAACGAATATTACAATTGAATTATCCCGAAGACAAGTTGCAAATTATTATAGTGGCTGATAATTGCAGCGATTCTACTGCTGCAAGATTGTACGAATTAAAAGAAAAGAAAGAATACGCGGGACGCGATTTTCAGATTATTGAACGGAAAGGAAGCGGCGGGAAGTCTGGTGCTCTAAATGAAGCATTAAAGGATACTGTCGGAGAATGGGTCTGTATATTCGATGCTGACGCTGCTCCCGAGAGAAATTCCCTGATGTTTCTTGTGCAAAAAGCATTGGAAAATCCCAAGGAATACGGGGCTGTATTTGGCAGAAATAAAGCGCGCAATCGTGGGCAGAATTTTCTATCCAGATGCATCAATCTGGAATTGATTACTGCGCAAAGAGTATATCATACAGGATTATGGGAACTTTTTAAGCTGGGAACGATTCCGGGAACGAATTTTATTGTAAGAACCAGCTTGATGAAAGATATTGGTGGCTGGGATGTAGAGGCGATTACTGAAGATACGGCTGTTTCGTTTGAGATTCTTACCCGAGGCTGGTTGATTGCGCTGGCTCCTCAAGCCGAAGCCTACCAGCAGGAGCCTGAAGACCTTGATATCTACATCAAGCAGCGCCAACGATGGGCGAAAGGGAATTACCGGGTCATTATTGATAATATCCATCATTTATTCAGACCAACCAGCTGGAGAATTAAATTGTTTATCCTGTATTATGCAGCCAGCTATTTCTGGTTCATGTTGGCTATTATCGTATCCGATATTATTTTCGTTATTAATCTGGTGTATTTGATCCTCTCCCTGTTCGATCCAAGTGTCATCTCGCCGTTCCAGTTTGCCGGGGATGTATATATTTATCTGGTCATTTCCTGGGCACTGATGTATTACATTTATGTACTCCAGATCAATCTGGCGTTAGCGTCGGATATCGGACAGAGTAATACGCGCAACTTTGTACTGGCCTGTCTGTCATATTTCACTTATGCACAGCTGTTCCTGCTGATTTCGGTCAAAGCATTCTACTCGCTGCTGGTCGATATTTTTACCGGCCGCAAAACGAGCTGGTACAAAACAAAGCGTTTCGGTTAA
- a CDS encoding GGDEF domain-containing protein — translation MNNRIPIRRTMIGYTLLIALTVIQQLLVFWDVYAQQHYGLLELGITIGSLAALLLGFWLPRGIAVVMIFVFLVSYFVWLVTFAPVKGLTFLELFLIPGSTLAALMIKYSLIDTRRLVERLEELAEITPQVDIDTTLGNKAALTEALVKHSNLARRYHENYSFCIAMFKIEFLPLVQESVGSAGYARLLLTLSDTIQKQIRFEDYKFAIDNGRFIILCPMTNKDYLQPLTRRIRDAMMDTDFPDKRGQALQLVVRAGALVFQPEQFEKYEDIDDVIAALERNTETDLIGEYI, via the coding sequence ATGAACAACCGAATCCCTATCCGGCGTACGATGATTGGCTATACGCTGCTGATTGCTTTGACTGTCATTCAGCAGCTGCTTGTATTCTGGGATGTATATGCCCAGCAGCATTATGGATTGTTGGAACTGGGTATCACGATTGGCTCTCTGGCAGCCCTACTGCTGGGTTTTTGGCTGCCGCGCGGTATTGCTGTTGTAATGATTTTTGTATTTCTGGTGAGCTATTTTGTCTGGCTGGTGACATTTGCACCGGTCAAAGGACTTACCTTTCTGGAATTATTCCTGATTCCAGGCAGCACTCTGGCGGCACTGATGATCAAGTATAGTCTGATCGATACCCGAAGACTGGTCGAACGGCTGGAAGAACTGGCAGAGATTACTCCGCAGGTGGATATTGATACGACGCTGGGCAACAAAGCAGCGCTGACTGAAGCACTGGTCAAGCACTCCAACCTGGCGAGACGCTATCACGAAAACTACAGCTTTTGCATAGCTATGTTCAAAATCGAATTTCTGCCGCTTGTACAGGAGTCTGTAGGCTCCGCAGGGTATGCGCGTCTGCTCCTGACTCTGTCGGATACGATCCAGAAGCAGATTCGTTTTGAAGACTACAAGTTTGCTATCGACAATGGCCGATTCATTATTCTCTGTCCGATGACCAACAAGGATTATTTGCAGCCGCTCACCCGGCGTATCCGGGATGCGATGATGGATACTGATTTTCCGGATAAGCGGGGACAGGCGCTGCAGCTCGTTGTACGCGCCGGAGCGCTTGTGTTCCAGCCGGAGCAGTTTGAAAAGTATGAAGATATTGACGACGTCATCGCTGCACTGGAACGTAATACCGAGACGGATCTGATCGGGGAATATATTTAG
- the rlmN gene encoding 23S rRNA (adenine(2503)-C(2))-methyltransferase RlmN: protein MNKPSIYGFTLEQLGTWLEEHGHKRSRALQVWNYLYRQRVTTFEEMTDVRPECRALLEEHFAIQTLEEFVKQESADGTVKFLLRLQDGNLIETVLMKQKYGQSVCVTTQVGCNIGCSFCASGLIKKSRDLTAGEIVEQIMKVQFHLDAAGQDQLVTHIVVMGIGEPFDNFENMVDFINIVKDQKGLVIAPKRITVSTSGLPDKIREFADSDLLVNLALSLHAPNNELRTRIMKINRAYPLEQLMDAVDYYLEKSNRRIMMEYILLQGVNDQKEQAQELAELLADKKQVTSVNLIPYNPVDEHSQYQRSKQEDILAFYDILKKNGINCTIRMEHGTDIDAACGQLRSKQIRKDSQSRKTESTRGEVVTG, encoded by the coding sequence ATGAATAAACCATCCATATATGGATTTACTTTAGAACAGCTGGGTACATGGCTGGAAGAACACGGACACAAGCGCTCGCGTGCACTGCAGGTATGGAACTATCTGTATCGCCAGCGGGTAACGACATTTGAAGAAATGACGGATGTACGTCCGGAATGCCGCGCGCTGCTGGAAGAGCATTTTGCGATTCAGACACTGGAGGAATTCGTCAAGCAGGAGTCAGCGGACGGCACTGTGAAGTTCCTGCTGCGTCTGCAGGATGGCAACCTGATCGAGACTGTACTCATGAAGCAGAAGTACGGCCAGTCCGTCTGCGTAACGACCCAGGTCGGCTGCAATATTGGCTGCAGCTTCTGTGCCAGCGGACTGATCAAGAAAAGCCGTGATCTGACCGCCGGCGAGATCGTCGAGCAGATCATGAAAGTACAGTTCCATCTGGATGCTGCCGGACAGGATCAGTTGGTGACACATATCGTCGTGATGGGCATCGGCGAGCCGTTCGATAACTTTGAGAACATGGTCGACTTTATCAATATTGTCAAAGACCAAAAAGGCCTCGTGATCGCACCGAAGCGTATTACCGTCTCCACCAGCGGTCTGCCGGACAAAATCCGCGAATTCGCTGACAGCGATCTGCTGGTGAATCTGGCACTGTCGCTGCATGCGCCGAACAATGAACTGCGTACACGCATCATGAAAATCAACCGCGCCTATCCGCTGGAGCAGCTGATGGATGCTGTCGATTACTATCTGGAGAAGAGCAACCGCCGGATCATGATGGAGTATATTCTGCTGCAGGGTGTGAATGACCAGAAGGAACAGGCTCAGGAACTGGCTGAACTGCTGGCTGACAAGAAGCAGGTGACCAGTGTCAATCTGATCCCTTACAATCCGGTTGATGAGCATAGCCAGTACCAGCGCAGCAAGCAGGAGGATATCCTGGCCTTTTACGATATTCTCAAAAAGAACGGCATCAACTGCACCATCCGTATGGAGCATGGTACCGATATCGACGCTGCCTGCGGACAGCTGCGCAGCAAGCAGATTCGCAAAGATTCCCAGTCCCGCAAAACCGAGTCTACCCGGGGCGAAGTAGTTACCGGTTAA
- a CDS encoding amino acid permease — protein sequence MSNNKVGFWILTALVVGNMVGSGIFMLPRSLAEVSSPAGSVLAWAITGFGVLMLALVFGNLALRKPELNGGPQIYAKELFPNSPVLSVLSGFMSSWGYWVGNVAGFVAVITTFSSYLSTFIPAMKSSAVWFSIGTLDIKTGNALNFIVCSLLLWATHALALRGIEGAGKMNLIATATKVIGFMLFIIIALFTFQEANIGPFAAPHVNEDGQTVGLLSQVNSAAVVTLWAFIGVESAMVFAARARRKQDVKRATIVGLLMALVLYVGISILTMGLLPGEQLIHSQNPLVDAMTAVLGPIGGYLLAALGLVSLIGSTIGWVLLSAEVPYEAAKQGVFLRPFRSVNSKGMPKLSLWISNALGQLLIFSTISGSISQAFDFIIAIATLAYLVPYLISALYQLRLVITGDGYRPGERRHWDGLIAVLATIYSAWVIYAGTADWKTFWFGVLMIASGIIFYPLLLRQLRSKA from the coding sequence GTGAGTAACAATAAAGTAGGCTTCTGGATTCTGACCGCCCTCGTCGTGGGCAATATGGTTGGCTCCGGAATATTCATGCTTCCGCGTTCATTGGCGGAAGTATCCAGTCCGGCAGGTTCCGTGCTGGCCTGGGCAATAACCGGATTCGGCGTGCTGATGCTGGCACTCGTATTCGGTAATCTGGCACTGCGCAAGCCTGAACTGAACGGCGGACCGCAAATCTATGCCAAAGAGCTGTTCCCCAACAGTCCTGTTTTATCCGTACTGTCCGGATTTATGTCGTCATGGGGCTACTGGGTCGGTAATGTAGCCGGATTCGTCGCGGTCATCACGACGTTCTCCAGTTATCTATCCACCTTTATTCCGGCGATGAAAAGCAGTGCGGTTTGGTTCAGTATCGGTACGCTGGATATCAAGACAGGCAATGCGCTGAACTTTATCGTCTGCTCGCTGCTGCTGTGGGCGACTCATGCCCTGGCACTGCGCGGAATCGAAGGCGCCGGTAAAATGAACCTGATCGCTACGGCGACCAAGGTAATTGGCTTTATGCTGTTTATTATTATCGCCCTGTTTACTTTTCAGGAAGCGAATATCGGCCCATTCGCTGCGCCGCATGTAAATGAAGATGGGCAGACGGTGGGACTGCTGTCACAGGTAAACAGCGCAGCGGTCGTTACGCTATGGGCATTTATCGGGGTCGAGTCCGCAATGGTATTCGCCGCCCGTGCCCGCCGCAAGCAGGATGTGAAGCGCGCAACTATCGTCGGTCTGCTAATGGCGCTCGTGCTGTATGTGGGGATCAGTATTCTGACCATGGGACTGCTGCCGGGTGAGCAGCTGATCCACTCGCAGAATCCACTGGTAGATGCAATGACAGCGGTACTCGGCCCGATCGGCGGCTATCTGCTCGCTGCACTCGGACTCGTGAGTCTGATCGGATCAACAATCGGCTGGGTGCTGCTCAGCGCCGAAGTACCGTATGAAGCCGCCAAGCAGGGCGTGTTTCTGCGTCCTTTCCGCAGTGTGAATAGCAAGGGAATGCCCAAGCTGTCCCTCTGGATCTCCAATGCGCTTGGACAGCTGCTGATCTTCTCCACGATCTCCGGATCGATTTCGCAGGCTTTTGACTTTATTATCGCGATTGCGACGCTGGCGTATCTGGTGCCTTATCTGATCTCGGCATTGTATCAGCTGCGTCTGGTCATTACCGGAGATGGCTACCGTCCGGGCGAACGCCGCCACTGGGACGGTCTGATCGCTGTACTGGCAACCATCTATTCGGCCTGGGTAATCTATGCGGGTACCGCCGACTGGAAAACGTTCTGGTTTGGCGTGCTGATGATCGCGAGCGGGATTATTTTCTATCCACTGCTGCTGCGTCAGCTGCGCAGCAAAGCATAG
- a CDS encoding pentapeptide repeat-containing protein, which produces MKSEVKDCSLQQINFTRTDLNHPIFTNVIFENCLLDRTVLDDARFYGCDFIDCTFRKVKFEASTIGAHGGAYRNCIFEQCKFGQASFYNPEFVGCLFEQCRWNGADLNASFFENCRFTGKLDDVRFRGRYESDLYPNARPNPMRNVDFSEAQLGKYVDFTDCDLSSAIPPTGRTFAEIRQAAMEGEE; this is translated from the coding sequence ATGAAGTCGGAAGTCAAAGATTGTTCGCTCCAGCAGATTAACTTCACCCGGACCGATCTCAACCATCCCATTTTCACAAATGTTATCTTCGAGAATTGTCTGCTCGATCGTACCGTCCTGGACGATGCCCGCTTTTACGGATGCGATTTTATTGATTGTACCTTTAGAAAAGTAAAGTTTGAAGCTTCCACGATTGGTGCTCATGGCGGTGCCTACCGGAACTGTATATTTGAGCAATGCAAATTCGGGCAGGCTTCTTTTTATAATCCCGAGTTCGTCGGCTGCCTGTTTGAGCAGTGCCGCTGGAATGGCGCCGATCTGAATGCCAGCTTTTTCGAGAACTGCCGGTTTACGGGGAAGCTGGATGATGTGAGATTTCGCGGACGGTACGAGAGCGATCTGTACCCAAATGCCAGACCGAATCCAATGAGAAACGTCGATTTCTCCGAGGCGCAGCTGGGTAAATACGTTGATTTTACCGATTGCGATCTATCCTCGGCGATTCCACCGACAGGACGGACGTTTGCAGAAATCCGGCAGGCTGCGATGGAAGGAGAGGAATAA
- a CDS encoding SMI1/KNR4 family protein, producing the protein MYTNELKYLLNKAYTACSDSGIIPDSQEKLVAFQQRHKMTFPEEYRQLLEQFGSLRFIEPEIYGLNELEWAYPRSMDLIAEYRDQQAIPPEIELMPIGSFGDGDLLALQRGGAVYRLYHDGYEDSPLEWIAKDLPSLLTMICEWALEVQQKINKS; encoded by the coding sequence ATGTATACCAATGAACTGAAATATCTATTGAACAAAGCCTATACGGCCTGCAGTGATTCTGGAATCATACCTGATTCCCAAGAAAAATTGGTAGCCTTTCAGCAGCGCCACAAAATGACTTTTCCTGAAGAGTATCGCCAGCTGCTGGAACAGTTCGGCTCGCTGCGCTTTATAGAGCCGGAAATCTATGGACTAAACGAACTGGAATGGGCTTATCCTCGTAGTATGGACTTAATCGCGGAATATCGCGATCAACAGGCGATTCCACCGGAAATAGAACTGATGCCGATCGGTAGTTTTGGTGATGGCGATCTGCTGGCACTGCAGCGTGGTGGCGCAGTATACCGACTGTATCATGATGGTTACGAAGATTCACCACTGGAATGGATAGCAAAGGACCTGCCTTCGCTTTTGACTATGATCTGCGAATGGGCATTGGAAGTGCAGCAAAAGATCAACAAGAGCTAG
- a CDS encoding GNAT family N-acetyltransferase codes for MKYVTDSKEIQAHMLKGFFADWPKHPDEETHLELLKNSYQIVLAIDEQIQQVVGFITAISDGVLSAYIPLLEVLPEYQNQGIGSELIRRMLAELDGIYMIDLMCDRELQPYYSKQGLHLATGMVHRNYAAQTGTVKHQ; via the coding sequence TTGAAATATGTAACAGATAGCAAAGAGATTCAGGCCCATATGCTAAAAGGGTTTTTCGCCGATTGGCCGAAACATCCAGACGAGGAGACGCATCTAGAGCTGCTGAAGAACAGCTACCAGATCGTACTAGCAATAGATGAGCAGATTCAGCAGGTAGTGGGCTTTATTACTGCGATCAGCGATGGAGTATTATCCGCTTATATCCCGCTGCTGGAGGTACTGCCTGAATACCAGAACCAGGGGATCGGTAGCGAGCTGATCCGCCGGATGCTGGCTGAGCTGGACGGTATTTACATGATCGATTTAATGTGTGATCGGGAGCTGCAGCCTTATTACAGCAAGCAGGGATTGCATCTGGCCACAGGCATGGTTCATCGCAACTATGCTGCACAGACCGGTACAGTGAAGCACCAATAA
- a CDS encoding RNA polymerase sigma factor, with amino-acid sequence MEEMPTSDIHPFINQVQQGNKQAYTVIIERFQKPLFLYCYYTLRDQQEAEDTTQETFLKAYKHINTFVPTYSFSAWLYKIAQNLCMDAIKRRKKEFKIWTACKDLQMEQAQLASIHLVHDYLDKLTEEEKQIVLLRSLEEYSYEEIAFIMNLRPATIRKKHERLRKKLIKEKKRGVSRYEHSF; translated from the coding sequence ATGGAAGAAATGCCAACAAGCGATATACATCCATTTATAAATCAAGTGCAACAAGGGAATAAGCAAGCTTACACAGTTATTATTGAACGTTTTCAAAAACCCTTATTTTTGTATTGTTATTACACTCTTCGCGATCAGCAAGAAGCAGAAGACACTACACAAGAAACTTTTTTAAAAGCGTACAAACACATTAATACGTTTGTACCTACGTACTCTTTTTCCGCCTGGTTATATAAGATCGCACAAAATTTGTGTATGGATGCAATAAAGAGACGAAAAAAGGAGTTTAAGATTTGGACTGCCTGTAAGGATTTGCAGATGGAACAAGCTCAACTCGCATCTATCCATCTTGTTCATGATTATCTGGATAAACTAACCGAGGAAGAAAAGCAGATCGTACTGCTGCGATCGCTGGAAGAATATAGCTATGAAGAAATCGCATTTATTATGAATCTAAGACCGGCTACGATCCGCAAGAAACATGAACGACTTCGAAAAAAGTTAATCAAAGAAAAAAAACGGGGAGTGAGTAGGTATGAGCATTCATTTTGA